In a genomic window of Antricoccus suffuscus:
- a CDS encoding NADH-quinone oxidoreductase subunit D produces MSNARKRGYAGSQETTEGKVYTVTGGDWSDLLADNDPVEEERLVVNLGPQHPSTHGVLRIVIDLDGETVEKARSVIGYLHTGIEKNVEYRTFTQATTFLTRADYLSPIFNETAYCMAVEKLLGVEVPRRAQIIRVIMMEINRISSHWIWLATGGMELGSTTAATNGFRARDWCLDVLEAVSGLRMNHAYVRPGGVAQDLPADFSEVIEKWFGQMEEEIDGIERLLTGQPIWIKRLKDVGFINTPGCIQLGVTGPLLRSAGLAWDIRKTEPYLTYDEYDFEIPTHDAGDNWSRYVVRVAEMRESLKIVRQAVKTLEPGPVMVQDKKIGWPAQLSIGADGMGNSLNHVKHIMGQSMEALIHHFKLVTEGFHVPAGQAYVAIEGPRGELGAHVVSDGGTRPWRVHLRDPSFVNLQAIPALSEGGLLADVIASVASLDPVMGGVDR; encoded by the coding sequence GTGAGCAACGCACGTAAGCGTGGCTACGCCGGTTCCCAGGAGACCACCGAAGGCAAGGTTTACACCGTCACCGGTGGCGACTGGAGCGACCTGCTCGCCGACAACGACCCGGTCGAGGAAGAACGCCTCGTCGTCAACCTCGGACCGCAGCATCCGTCGACGCACGGCGTGCTGCGCATCGTCATCGACCTCGACGGCGAGACGGTGGAAAAAGCGCGCAGCGTCATCGGCTACCTGCACACCGGTATCGAGAAGAACGTCGAATACCGCACGTTCACGCAGGCCACCACATTCCTGACGCGCGCGGATTACCTGTCGCCGATCTTCAACGAGACGGCGTACTGCATGGCCGTGGAGAAGCTGCTCGGCGTAGAGGTTCCGCGCCGTGCGCAGATCATCCGGGTCATCATGATGGAGATCAACCGGATCTCCTCGCACTGGATCTGGCTCGCTACCGGCGGCATGGAGCTCGGCTCGACGACCGCCGCGACCAATGGCTTCCGCGCCCGCGACTGGTGCCTCGACGTACTCGAGGCAGTCTCCGGCCTCCGGATGAACCACGCGTACGTTCGGCCCGGCGGCGTGGCCCAGGATTTGCCTGCAGACTTCTCCGAGGTCATCGAGAAGTGGTTTGGCCAGATGGAGGAGGAGATCGACGGTATCGAGCGTCTTCTCACCGGTCAGCCGATCTGGATCAAGCGGCTCAAGGACGTCGGCTTCATCAACACCCCGGGCTGCATACAGCTTGGTGTGACCGGACCGCTGCTGCGTTCGGCGGGGCTGGCCTGGGACATCCGCAAGACGGAGCCATACCTGACGTACGACGAATACGACTTCGAGATCCCCACGCACGACGCTGGGGACAACTGGTCGCGGTACGTCGTACGCGTGGCCGAGATGCGCGAGTCGCTCAAGATCGTCCGGCAGGCAGTCAAGACGCTCGAGCCGGGCCCGGTCATGGTCCAGGACAAGAAAATCGGCTGGCCGGCGCAGCTATCCATCGGCGCCGACGGCATGGGCAACTCGCTCAATCACGTCAAGCACATCATGGGCCAGTCGATGGAAGCGCTCATCCACCACTTCAAGCTGGTGACCGAGGGCTTCCACGTGCCGGCCGGCCAGGCGTACGTCGCTATCGAGGGTCCGCGTGGCGAACTCGGTGCGCATGTCGTGTCCGACGGTGGCACCCGGCCGTGGCGGGTACATCTGCGCGACCCCAGCTTTGTCAACCTGCAGGCGATTCCGGCGTTGTCCGAAGGCGGCCTGCTCGCCGATGTCATCGCATCGGTGGCTTCACTCGACCCTGTAATGGGAGGGGTTGATCGCTAA
- the nuoI gene encoding NADH-quinone oxidoreductase subunit NuoI: MAKSYLPGPLQGFGLTLATAFKKSAVLNYPEVKVEVKARYHGRHVLNRHPDGLEKCVGCELCAWACPADAIYVEGGDNTDEARFSPGERYGAVYQINYLRCIFCGLCIEACPTRSLTMTNDYELADDDRQDLIFTKEDLLAPLLPGMEQPPHPMRLGDNEKDYYLGGPELAKAAATADNAAPVSDEVTK; this comes from the coding sequence ATGGCTAAGAGCTATCTGCCCGGGCCTCTCCAGGGGTTCGGACTGACGCTGGCGACGGCGTTCAAGAAGTCCGCCGTACTCAACTATCCCGAAGTCAAGGTTGAGGTCAAGGCGCGCTACCACGGACGGCACGTGCTCAACCGGCACCCGGACGGGTTGGAGAAGTGCGTGGGCTGCGAGCTGTGCGCGTGGGCCTGCCCAGCGGACGCGATCTACGTCGAAGGCGGCGACAACACCGACGAGGCTCGGTTCTCGCCCGGTGAGCGGTACGGCGCGGTGTACCAGATCAACTACCTGCGGTGCATTTTCTGCGGGTTGTGCATCGAAGCCTGCCCGACCCGGTCCTTGACGATGACCAACGACTACGAGCTCGCTGACGACGACCGCCAAGACCTGATCTTCACTAAGGAAGACCTACTCGCGCCGCTGCTGCCCGGCATGGAGCAGCCGCCGCACCCGATGCGACTTGGCGACAACGAAAAGGATTACTACCTGGGCGGTCCGGAGCTTGCCAAGGCGGCGGCCACGGCCGACAACGCGGCACCGGTGAGCGACGAGGTGACCAAGTGA
- the nuoF gene encoding NADH-quinone oxidoreductase subunit NuoF, translated as MPLTPVLTSRWAADKPWTIDTYESLDGYTALPKALRSTPEELIELVKNSSLRGRGGAGFPTGMKWSFVPQGPDGPGAKPKYLVINADEGEPGTCRDLPLMMQDPHALIEGVIIASYAIRANFSAIYIRGEAIHAIRRVENAVREAYAKGYLGTNILGTGFDLDVVVHAGGGAYICGEETALLESLEGRRGQPRLKPPFPAVAGLYASPTVVNNVGTIASVPSIVLAGSDWYKELGPEKCPGTSIYSLSGRVNKPGQYEAPMGTTLRELIEMAGGIRDGHELKFWTPGGSSTPMFTAEHLDVPLDFDSVAAAGSMNGTSAIMIFDDSDSVVEATMKWIEFYAHESCGKCTPCREGNFWMVQILRRMVDGNATADEVDKLLDICDNIGGRSFCALADGAVACVMAAIKHFREEFIEVGTRNAPQGSATAVDPTSDKAMVDAPVAMAGS; from the coding sequence ATGCCGTTGACACCTGTCCTGACCAGTCGCTGGGCCGCAGACAAGCCGTGGACCATCGACACCTACGAATCGCTCGATGGATACACAGCGCTGCCGAAGGCATTGCGCTCGACACCGGAGGAGCTCATCGAGCTGGTGAAGAACTCCTCGCTGCGCGGCCGTGGCGGCGCGGGATTCCCGACCGGCATGAAGTGGTCGTTTGTCCCGCAGGGGCCGGACGGGCCGGGCGCGAAGCCGAAATACCTTGTTATCAACGCGGACGAGGGCGAGCCCGGCACCTGCCGTGACCTGCCGCTGATGATGCAGGACCCGCACGCGCTAATCGAGGGCGTCATCATCGCGTCGTACGCGATCCGCGCCAACTTCAGCGCGATCTACATCCGCGGCGAGGCGATCCACGCCATCCGCCGCGTCGAGAACGCCGTTCGCGAGGCCTACGCCAAGGGCTACCTGGGCACCAACATCCTCGGCACCGGTTTCGACCTCGACGTGGTCGTACACGCCGGCGGCGGCGCCTACATCTGTGGCGAGGAGACCGCGCTACTCGAGTCGCTTGAGGGCCGCCGCGGACAGCCTCGTCTGAAGCCGCCGTTCCCTGCTGTGGCAGGCCTTTACGCCTCGCCCACGGTCGTCAACAACGTCGGCACCATCGCCAGCGTGCCGTCGATCGTGCTCGCCGGCTCGGACTGGTACAAGGAGCTCGGCCCCGAGAAGTGCCCGGGTACGAGCATCTACTCGTTGTCGGGCCGAGTGAACAAACCCGGTCAGTACGAAGCCCCAATGGGTACGACGTTGCGCGAGCTGATTGAGATGGCCGGCGGGATTCGTGACGGGCACGAACTGAAGTTCTGGACGCCCGGAGGCTCCTCAACACCGATGTTCACCGCCGAGCACCTCGACGTACCGCTCGACTTCGACTCGGTCGCCGCAGCCGGATCCATGAACGGAACCAGCGCGATCATGATCTTCGACGACTCCGACTCGGTCGTCGAGGCGACGATGAAGTGGATCGAGTTCTACGCCCACGAGTCCTGCGGCAAATGCACGCCGTGCCGTGAGGGCAATTTCTGGATGGTGCAGATCTTGCGCCGCATGGTCGACGGCAACGCGACGGCCGACGAGGTCGACAAGTTGCTCGACATCTGCGACAACATCGGCGGCCGGTCGTTCTGCGCGCTCGCCGACGGCGCTGTCGCCTGCGTGATGGCGGCGATCAAACACTTCCGCGAGGAGTTCATCGAGGTCGGCACTCGCAACGCCCCACAGGGTTCGGCGACCGCCGTCGACCCCACCAGCGACAAAGCAATGGTCGACGCGCCAGTAGCCATGGCAGGGAGCTAA
- the nuoE gene encoding NADH-quinone oxidoreductase subunit NuoE, translating to MAITDATREKAREIIARYPQSRSALLPMLHLVQAEEGYVTLEGVAMCAEELGLTKAEVGAVATFYTMYKRRPTGQHIVSVCTNTLCGLLGGDEIYAAVSKELGVGHDQTTEDGTITLEHAECLAACDYGPVVTVNYEFFDKQNVSSALDLVGKLRAGERPTPTRGGELGTFREAELELAGLLDEETRLRKVAAVDSIEPTLRGLTLARERGESAPEADYNTVIPPVPAKESK from the coding sequence ATGGCGATTACCGACGCAACGCGCGAGAAGGCTCGCGAAATCATCGCGCGCTACCCACAGTCGCGCAGTGCACTGCTTCCGATGCTGCACCTGGTGCAGGCCGAGGAAGGCTACGTCACCCTGGAGGGTGTCGCGATGTGCGCCGAAGAACTCGGCCTGACCAAGGCCGAGGTCGGCGCGGTCGCCACCTTCTACACGATGTACAAACGCCGCCCGACCGGTCAGCACATCGTCTCGGTGTGCACCAACACGCTGTGCGGTCTGCTCGGCGGCGACGAGATTTACGCGGCCGTGTCCAAAGAGCTCGGCGTCGGCCACGACCAGACAACCGAGGACGGCACGATCACCCTTGAGCACGCCGAGTGTCTCGCGGCCTGCGACTACGGGCCCGTCGTCACCGTCAACTACGAGTTCTTTGACAAGCAGAACGTGTCCTCGGCGCTGGACCTGGTCGGCAAACTGCGCGCGGGGGAGCGTCCGACTCCCACCCGAGGCGGCGAGCTGGGCACATTCCGCGAAGCCGAGCTTGAGCTCGCGGGGCTGCTCGATGAAGAAACCCGACTGCGTAAGGTTGCGGCCGTCGACTCGATCGAGCCGACACTGCGTGGCCTCACGCTCGCGCGAGAGCGTGGCGAATCCGCGCCCGAGGCCGATTACAACACCGTGATCCCGCCGGTACCGGCGAAGGAGAGCAAGTAA
- a CDS encoding NADH-quinone oxidoreductase subunit G — MTIAQSKPDAPATSMVTLTIDGIEVTVPKGTLIIRAAETVGIHIPRFCDHPLLEPVGACRQCLVEVEAGGRPFPKPQASCTMEVSDGMVVNTQYTSAVSQKAQEGMMELLLINHPLDCPICDKGGECPLQNQAMSSGRSETRFTDVKRTYPKPVSVSTQVLLDRERCVLCARCTRFSQQIAGDPFIELFERGALEQVSIFEDEPFQSYFSGNTVQICPVGALTGASYRFRSRPFDLQSTPSICEHCAIGCEQRTDWRRNKVMRRMAGNDPEVNEEWNCDKGRWAFTYAQDNDRILNPMIRDDQGNLVESSWTEALERAAEGIRTADAAGGVGVLPGGRLTTEDAYAYAKFARVVLGTNDIDARARAHSDEELEFLATHVAATTPALGAVTFADLETAKSVLIVGLEPEEEAPIVFLRLRKAWKATGRGSFAIAPFNSPGFSKIGADLIQTPPGAETSVLSAIADGTAGGTASDAVDALKGGDGVILVGERLAEMPGALRAVAVLANKSGARLAWIPRRAGERAAVDGGALPSMLPGGRLVADASARADIADLWRREIPAEVGRDLTGILQAAKSGELGGLLIGGVDPDDLPDPQLARDAMAATKFVISLEMRPSGVTEWADVVLPIAPVIEKAGSYTNWEGRRRPFDLTIHSTGALSDGRVLNALAEELDEDLRLPTEAAARVELDLLGGTESRPTPVGSTPVGPPATPPLGSALLSSWHHLLDEGALQASEEHLAGTARPALVRLSAATAAEIGAGQGDAITVSSIHGAVRLPLAITEMPDRVVWVPMKSRGSELRRELRVPVGSVVQISAGGRH; from the coding sequence ATGACGATTGCGCAAAGCAAGCCGGATGCGCCGGCAACCTCGATGGTCACGCTGACCATCGACGGCATCGAGGTGACCGTGCCCAAGGGCACGCTGATCATCCGGGCCGCCGAGACCGTGGGCATCCATATCCCGCGATTCTGCGACCACCCGCTGCTCGAGCCGGTCGGCGCCTGCCGCCAGTGCCTGGTCGAGGTCGAGGCCGGTGGCCGGCCGTTCCCCAAGCCGCAGGCATCCTGCACGATGGAAGTCTCCGACGGCATGGTCGTCAACACGCAGTACACCAGCGCCGTATCTCAGAAGGCCCAAGAGGGCATGATGGAGCTGCTGCTGATCAACCACCCGCTGGACTGCCCCATCTGCGACAAGGGTGGCGAGTGCCCGCTGCAAAACCAGGCGATGTCCAGTGGCCGCAGCGAGACTCGGTTCACCGACGTCAAACGCACCTACCCCAAGCCGGTGTCTGTTTCCACGCAGGTGTTGCTCGACCGCGAACGCTGTGTGCTCTGCGCCCGGTGCACGCGGTTCTCCCAGCAGATCGCCGGCGACCCGTTCATCGAGCTGTTCGAGCGCGGCGCTCTCGAGCAGGTGTCGATCTTCGAAGACGAACCATTCCAGTCCTACTTCTCCGGCAACACCGTGCAGATCTGCCCGGTTGGCGCGCTGACCGGTGCGTCGTATCGCTTCCGTTCTCGGCCATTCGACCTACAGTCGACGCCGAGTATCTGCGAACACTGCGCAATTGGTTGTGAGCAGCGCACGGACTGGCGGCGTAACAAGGTCATGCGGCGGATGGCCGGAAATGACCCCGAGGTCAACGAAGAGTGGAACTGCGACAAGGGTCGCTGGGCATTTACGTACGCCCAGGACAACGATCGCATCCTCAACCCGATGATCCGTGACGATCAGGGCAACCTGGTCGAGTCCAGCTGGACCGAAGCGCTCGAGCGTGCGGCCGAAGGTATTCGGACCGCCGACGCGGCCGGCGGAGTCGGCGTACTGCCTGGTGGCCGGCTGACGACTGAGGACGCCTACGCATACGCGAAGTTTGCCCGCGTCGTACTCGGCACCAACGACATCGACGCGCGTGCTCGTGCGCACTCCGACGAAGAGCTGGAGTTCCTGGCCACGCACGTCGCGGCGACGACTCCCGCGCTCGGCGCGGTCACGTTCGCCGACCTCGAGACTGCGAAGTCGGTGCTGATCGTCGGCCTCGAGCCCGAAGAGGAAGCGCCCATTGTCTTCCTGCGTCTGCGCAAGGCGTGGAAGGCGACCGGCCGCGGATCGTTTGCGATCGCGCCGTTCAACTCGCCCGGCTTCAGCAAGATCGGTGCCGACCTGATCCAGACCCCACCGGGCGCGGAAACGTCCGTACTGTCAGCGATCGCGGATGGCACTGCCGGCGGGACGGCCAGCGATGCCGTCGATGCACTCAAGGGCGGCGACGGGGTCATCCTCGTCGGAGAGCGTCTCGCCGAGATGCCCGGGGCGCTGCGCGCCGTGGCGGTGCTGGCAAACAAGAGCGGTGCCCGGCTGGCGTGGATCCCGCGTCGTGCAGGGGAACGGGCCGCGGTTGATGGCGGCGCGTTGCCGTCGATGTTGCCTGGCGGCCGGTTGGTTGCCGACGCGTCCGCGCGCGCAGACATCGCCGACCTGTGGCGCCGGGAGATCCCGGCCGAGGTGGGTCGCGACCTGACCGGCATTTTACAGGCGGCGAAGTCCGGCGAGCTCGGCGGACTTCTCATCGGTGGCGTCGATCCCGACGACCTTCCCGACCCGCAGCTGGCCCGCGACGCCATGGCAGCGACGAAGTTCGTCATCAGCCTCGAGATGCGCCCGTCCGGTGTCACCGAGTGGGCCGACGTCGTACTGCCGATTGCGCCAGTCATCGAGAAGGCCGGTAGCTACACCAACTGGGAAGGCCGCCGTCGCCCGTTCGACCTCACAATCCACAGCACCGGGGCACTGAGCGATGGGCGAGTGCTCAACGCGCTGGCCGAGGAGCTCGACGAAGACCTGCGGCTGCCCACCGAGGCCGCCGCCCGCGTCGAGCTCGACCTGCTTGGCGGGACCGAGAGCCGGCCGACTCCGGTGGGCTCGACTCCGGTCGGACCACCGGCGACCCCGCCGCTTGGTAGTGCGCTGCTTAGCTCCTGGCATCACCTGCTGGATGAAGGCGCGCTGCAGGCCAGCGAGGAACACCTCGCCGGTACCGCGCGGCCGGCGCTGGTCCGCCTCTCGGCTGCCACGGCCGCTGAGATCGGTGCCGGGCAAGGCGACGCGATTACGGTCTCGAGCATCCACGGCGCGGTCAGGCTGCCGCTGGCGATCACCGAGATGCCCGATCGCGTGGTCTGGGTGCCGATGAAGTCACGCGGTAGCGAGCTACGTCGTGAGCTACGCGTGCCGGTAGGCAGCGTCGTACAGATCTCCGCCGGAGGTAGGCACTGA
- the nuoH gene encoding NADH-quinone oxidoreductase subunit NuoH has translation MTASIATATLAATDKMPNLSSFGHDPFWMILLKTVGVFAILVVLVLLMIWWERRLIGFMQQRPGPNRTGPIGILQSLADGIKLAFKEEVIPTLADKPVYFLAPVIVAVPAFLAFSVIPLGPIVSIFGTHTPLQLTDSPVGVLVILAAAAVGSYGIILAGWSSGSSYPLLGALRSTAQIITYEIPMGLAIVGVFLFAGSMSTSEVVAAQTHRPWFFIPLFVSMIIYVVAMVGETNRAPFDLAEAESELVGGFHTEYSSMKFAMFFLAEYINMITVSAFATTMFFGGWRAPFGLGAFEWANSGWLPMVWWLGKTCVLLSGFVWLRAALPRIRYDQFMAFGWKVLIPVALVWVLVISFIRTAMNTNGDKMPTFAWWVSGAAAALTLAALAFLYTYMGREKPRENINAEASFPTPPMNLVVPRGARTSDRQGVTANMNREQRRKATAGALSSGDSSKESNDG, from the coding sequence ATGACCGCAAGTATCGCCACGGCCACGCTTGCTGCGACCGACAAGATGCCGAACCTTTCAAGCTTCGGGCATGATCCGTTCTGGATGATCCTGCTCAAGACGGTGGGTGTCTTCGCGATCCTCGTCGTGCTGGTGCTGTTGATGATCTGGTGGGAACGACGGCTGATTGGCTTCATGCAGCAGCGACCCGGTCCCAACCGCACCGGACCGATCGGGATCCTGCAGTCACTCGCGGACGGCATCAAACTCGCGTTCAAGGAAGAAGTCATCCCGACCCTGGCTGACAAGCCGGTCTATTTCCTGGCGCCGGTGATCGTCGCGGTGCCGGCGTTCCTTGCCTTCTCGGTCATCCCGCTGGGCCCAATCGTGAGCATCTTCGGCACGCATACGCCGCTGCAGCTGACCGACTCGCCGGTCGGCGTCCTGGTGATCCTGGCGGCCGCGGCCGTGGGGTCCTACGGCATCATTCTCGCTGGCTGGTCATCCGGTTCGTCGTACCCGCTGCTGGGTGCGCTTCGCTCGACCGCGCAGATCATTACCTACGAGATCCCGATGGGCTTGGCGATCGTCGGGGTATTCCTGTTCGCCGGCAGCATGTCGACCTCGGAGGTTGTGGCCGCGCAGACCCATCGGCCCTGGTTCTTCATCCCACTGTTCGTATCGATGATCATCTACGTCGTGGCGATGGTCGGGGAGACCAACCGTGCGCCGTTCGACCTCGCCGAGGCGGAGTCGGAACTGGTCGGCGGGTTCCACACCGAGTACTCGTCGATGAAGTTCGCGATGTTCTTCCTCGCCGAGTACATCAACATGATCACCGTGTCGGCGTTCGCCACCACGATGTTCTTCGGTGGTTGGCGCGCGCCGTTCGGCCTCGGCGCATTCGAGTGGGCCAACTCCGGCTGGCTACCCATGGTGTGGTGGCTGGGCAAGACCTGCGTCCTGCTGAGCGGTTTCGTGTGGCTGCGCGCGGCGTTGCCTCGCATCCGCTACGACCAGTTCATGGCCTTCGGCTGGAAGGTGCTCATCCCGGTCGCGTTGGTCTGGGTGCTGGTCATCTCGTTCATCCGTACCGCGATGAACACCAACGGTGACAAGATGCCGACGTTCGCGTGGTGGGTCAGTGGTGCGGCCGCGGCTCTCACCCTCGCCGCGCTGGCCTTCCTCTATACGTATATGGGCAGGGAGAAGCCCCGCGAGAACATCAATGCGGAGGCGTCATTCCCGACTCCGCCGATGAATCTCGTCGTACCGCGCGGCGCCCGTACGTCTGACCGGCAGGGAGTCACGGCGAACATGAATCGCGAACAACGACGCAAAGCAACCGCCGGAGCGCTCTCATCCGGTGACAGCTCGAAGGAGTCGAACGATGGCTAA
- a CDS encoding NADH-quinone oxidoreductase subunit C translates to MSISTPDSNPGKEERGQEKSKETSAKPRPSGRRSRRTSKPRDESPTTDESLTTVEGDHAAHADKLAATEAPPEEGALLDDLHDEADDKPAEDKSDEDAAAPDDDEEASSGEVEKVHDFSTAPRIDQMRQIVEETESVDKSNMPAKPDRIDPTPAPQAGPRQGLFGVQGTGDTSGMSGLAAQAGSGIPARSTERPYGGWFDEVADRIAKAYSGWKQAHIATVVDRGEITFYVEKSHISKLSKVLRDDSMLRFELLASLSGVDYLRPETGLSSHVDPQQAEYAKARLHVVYHYLSMTFRRRIRVEVATTVEDPHVPTVSDVYPTADWQERETYDMFGVVFDGHHALTRILMPDDWEGFPQRKDYPLGGIEVEYKGASIPPPDQRRAYK, encoded by the coding sequence ATGAGCATCTCGACCCCCGATAGCAACCCTGGCAAGGAAGAACGAGGCCAGGAGAAGTCGAAGGAGACCTCGGCCAAGCCGCGCCCCAGTGGGCGTCGCAGCCGCCGTACGTCGAAGCCACGCGACGAGTCGCCGACGACGGATGAGTCGCTGACGACCGTAGAAGGCGACCACGCCGCCCACGCGGACAAGCTCGCGGCGACCGAGGCACCCCCAGAAGAGGGCGCGCTCCTCGACGACCTGCACGACGAGGCCGACGACAAGCCAGCCGAGGACAAGTCGGACGAGGACGCGGCGGCGCCGGATGACGACGAGGAAGCGTCATCAGGTGAAGTCGAGAAGGTCCACGACTTCTCGACTGCGCCGCGTATCGACCAGATGCGTCAGATCGTCGAAGAGACAGAGTCGGTCGACAAGTCGAACATGCCGGCCAAGCCGGATCGAATCGACCCGACCCCGGCCCCGCAGGCCGGGCCACGGCAGGGGCTGTTCGGCGTACAGGGCACCGGCGATACCTCAGGCATGTCGGGCCTCGCGGCGCAGGCGGGTTCCGGGATTCCGGCTCGGTCAACTGAGCGCCCGTACGGCGGCTGGTTCGACGAAGTCGCCGACCGCATAGCCAAGGCCTACTCGGGCTGGAAACAGGCGCACATCGCGACCGTAGTCGACCGCGGCGAGATCACCTTCTACGTCGAGAAGAGTCACATCTCGAAGCTGTCGAAGGTGCTGCGTGATGATTCGATGCTGCGCTTCGAGCTGCTGGCCTCGCTCAGCGGCGTTGACTACCTGCGTCCAGAAACCGGCCTCAGCTCACACGTCGACCCGCAGCAGGCCGAATACGCCAAGGCCCGACTGCACGTCGTGTACCACTACTTGTCGATGACCTTCCGCCGCCGGATTCGAGTCGAGGTCGCCACAACCGTCGAGGATCCGCATGTCCCCACGGTCAGTGACGTCTACCCGACAGCGGACTGGCAGGAACGCGAGACATACGACATGTTCGGGGTCGTTTTCGACGGCCACCACGCGCTGACTCGAATCCTGATGCCCGACGACTGGGAAGGCTTCCCACAGCGGAAGGATTACCCGCTCGGCGGCATCGAGGTCGAATACAAGGGCGCGTCTATCCCACCACCAGATCAGCGGAGGGCCTACAAGTGA
- a CDS encoding NADH-quinone oxidoreductase subunit J, with product MISHAVSVLAAGSGQVGGGEFAVFFFLAPLSILGALGMLFARNAIHSALWLVLTMLCIGVFYMVQAGPFLGVVQIIVYTGAIMILFVFVLMLVGRDSSDSMIDTLRGQRATAAWFGIGFAIVVGVTVFRGAQDIPYKGISTTDGLGGNVPGIAKYIFTDYLLAFELASALLITAAVGAMVLAHIERAAKSSQRERALARFASDHPHPLPGPGVFATSHSVATPALLPDGRVAPDSASTGVEMLPLSRGHLIAQEHADPDSTSHDEKGNDQ from the coding sequence GTGATCTCACACGCGGTGTCCGTGCTCGCGGCCGGCTCCGGTCAGGTAGGCGGGGGAGAGTTCGCGGTCTTCTTCTTCCTGGCGCCATTGTCGATCCTCGGCGCGCTAGGCATGCTCTTCGCCCGCAACGCGATCCACTCCGCGCTCTGGCTCGTGCTGACGATGCTGTGCATCGGCGTGTTCTACATGGTGCAAGCCGGCCCGTTCCTCGGCGTCGTACAGATCATCGTCTATACCGGCGCGATCATGATCTTGTTTGTCTTCGTGCTGATGCTCGTCGGGCGTGACTCGTCCGACTCAATGATCGACACGCTGCGCGGGCAGCGCGCGACGGCCGCCTGGTTCGGGATCGGCTTCGCTATTGTCGTCGGCGTGACCGTCTTCCGCGGCGCACAGGACATTCCTTACAAGGGAATCAGCACCACGGACGGCCTCGGCGGTAACGTCCCGGGCATCGCCAAATACATCTTCACCGACTACCTGCTTGCTTTCGAACTGGCTTCGGCGCTGCTGATCACGGCGGCCGTCGGGGCGATGGTGCTCGCGCACATCGAGCGCGCGGCCAAGTCCTCGCAGCGCGAGCGCGCTCTTGCCCGGTTCGCCTCCGACCATCCGCACCCGCTGCCCGGGCCCGGCGTGTTCGCCACCTCCCATTCGGTCGCGACGCCGGCGCTGCTGCCGGACGGCCGAGTGGCACCTGACAGCGCGTCCACCGGCGTGGAGATGCTCCCGCTTTCGCGTGGTCACCTGATTGCCCAGGAGCACGCGGACCCGGACTCGACTTCCCACGATGAAAAGGGGAACGACCAGTGA
- a CDS encoding NADH-quinone oxidoreductase subunit A, which produces MLSIYVPLVTLMVLALAFALFSVVLATVVGPKRYNKAKYDAYECGIEPVHQPLGAGRFPVKYYLTAMLFIIFDIEMIFLYPFAVANGLLAWFGFIEMVLFILTVFVAYAYVWRRGGLDWN; this is translated from the coding sequence ATGCTGAGCATTTACGTCCCGCTTGTCACCCTGATGGTGCTGGCCTTGGCGTTTGCCCTGTTTTCCGTGGTGCTCGCCACGGTCGTAGGCCCGAAGCGTTACAACAAGGCGAAGTACGACGCGTACGAGTGCGGCATCGAGCCGGTGCATCAGCCCCTCGGGGCCGGTCGATTCCCGGTGAAGTACTACCTCACCGCGATGCTTTTCATCATCTTTGATATCGAAATGATTTTCCTTTACCCATTTGCCGTGGCCAATGGACTGCTCGCCTGGTTCGGGTTTATCGAGATGGTCCTTTTCATCCTTACCGTGTTCGTCGCGTACGCCTATGTCTGGCGTCGCGGTGGACTTGACTGGAACTAG
- the nuoK gene encoding NADH-quinone oxidoreductase subunit NuoK has translation MTPVAYLVLAAILFTIGVVGVLVRRNAIVVFMSIELMLNSANLTLSTFARIHGELEGQVIAFFVMVVAAAEVVVGLAIIMAIFRTRRSASVDDANLLKY, from the coding sequence GTGACTCCGGTTGCCTATCTGGTACTCGCCGCCATCTTGTTCACGATCGGTGTGGTCGGCGTACTCGTACGCCGCAACGCCATCGTGGTGTTCATGTCGATCGAGCTCATGCTCAACTCGGCCAACCTGACGCTCTCCACGTTCGCCCGCATTCACGGCGAGCTTGAGGGTCAGGTGATCGCCTTCTTCGTGATGGTCGTCGCGGCCGCCGAAGTCGTCGTGGGCCTCGCGATCATCATGGCGATTTTCCGTACCCGCCGGTCGGCCTCGGTCGATGACGCGAACTTGCTGAAGTACTAA